The sequence CTTCTGCCCCTGTCGAGCGGGAGCATCACCCTGTTCGGCGAGAAGGTCGGACGCGGTGGCGTCTCCGGGCGTCGGGAGCGCGCACTGCGCGGTCGCGTCGGCGCGATCTTCCAGGACCCGGGCTCCAGCCTCGACCCGCGCATGACCGTCGGCGAGGCCATCGCCGAACCCCTGCTCGTGCAGCGGCGGCGCTTCCCGACCTCGGCGAGCACGCGTCGCACCCGCGTGGCCGAGTTGCTCGACGCCGTCGAGCTGCCCACGAACTACGCCTCCCGCTACCCGCACGAGCTCTCCGGAGGGCAGCGTCAGCGCATCGGTCTCGCCCGCGCCATCGCCCTGGAGCCGGAACTGATCATCGCCGACGAGCCCACCTCGGCGCTCGACGTCTCGGTGCAGGCCGCGGTGCTCGAGGTGCTGCGCACCCTGCAGGAGAAGATGCACTTCGCGTGCCTCTTCATCAGCCACGACCTCGCCGTGGTTCACGAGATCTCCGACCGGGTCGCCGTGATGCTCAAGGGCGAGATCGTCGAGACGGGCTCCGCCGACGACGTGCTCCTGGCTCCGCAGCATCCGTACAGCCGACGGCTGCTGGCCTCGGTACCGGTTCCCGATCCCGACAAGCAGGCGCTGCGGCGGGAGGCCCGTGCGGCCGCCCGGGTGATGGCCCCGTGACCGGGGGAGAGCCGACCCGATCGACCCTTGTGCACGGTGCGGGCCCTGTCGTGCTCGGGCTCGACGTCGGCGGATCGAGCGTCAAGCACCTGCTCGCGCCGGCGCGCATCTCGCTGGACGCACCGCCGACGCCCCTCGCCCGCGGCCGCCACGCGACGCCCAAGGACGCACCCGTGGACGGGCTCGCCGCCATCGCGAACTCGCTCCGGGGGGATGCCGACCTCGAACGCGTGGTGCTGTCGATCCCCGGATTGGTCGACGAGGCGGAGGGAGTGGTCGTGCGCTCGACCAACATCCCGGCGCTCGACGGCCGCCCGCTCGGCGCACAGCTCAGCGCGGAACTCGGCATCCCGGTCGACGTCATCAACGACGGTCACGCCGCCGCGGTCGCCGAGGCCTCGTGGGGCGCGGGCGCCGGTGTCGACGACGTCTTCGTGCTCGCGCTGGGCACCGGGATCGCGGGCGCACACGTGGCGCACGG is a genomic window of Microbacterium maritypicum containing:
- a CDS encoding ROK family protein, yielding MTGGEPTRSTLVHGAGPVVLGLDVGGSSVKHLLAPARISLDAPPTPLARGRHATPKDAPVDGLAAIANSLRGDADLERVVLSIPGLVDEAEGVVVRSTNIPALDGRPLGAQLSAELGIPVDVINDGHAAAVAEASWGAGAGVDDVFVLALGTGIAGAHVAHGQVVPGAHGSAGELGHITIEPDGSICSCGRRGCLETIIGAPALRRAWAAVGGKGGPEGLLAASSEGDAVATAIVERASSALAEAILTLCALVDPGCIVIGGGLAQAPHQLVTLAARYVGERASFHRVPPIVPATLGEWAGANGAVLTALRRQRALV